The segment TTtgaagacatcacacacaacacatacatcataaacaggatgataaaataacaaatccacatgaatgtactaatcgTGATACATTTGATTTTGCTAATAACCTGTACTTTTTTCTGAagtattttaaatgacttttacttgtacttgagtgtTTATTAATTCAGACTAGATGAGAGAACTTCTTCCACTACTGGCCTATGTACGActacgacgacgacgacgacgacgacgacgacataataataataataataataataataataataataataataataataataataataataataataataataataataataataataataataataataataatagtcttTCACGGCAAAATGGCATTGCTAGCAGATTAGCTCCACACCACTGGGATGGACAAAACGTTTCCGTAGCTCCGATTGGTCAGTGATCTGAGAGTCTCTTTTCTGATTGGTAGAATGAAACTGGGAGGTCCAGTTCTTCTTGAGCGTTCTTCCGGCTtacatgttggaaaaaagaaaagacgaATGGAAAAATTGTAATCCACAAAACGACCATTGCCTACTACCTTCACGACACGGTAACATCTGCACACACGTAGagaagtgtttgtttgtttatcctGACGAAGTTTATGCCGTTGTACCCTTTACAAAgttcaggatttagaaagataAGCAGGCGGCAGCAGGGTTAGCGATtctaacgttagcctgctgcTAGCTACGATAACTGGCTAACAATGTAGCATTTTAGTATTAAGGTTACCAAACCCAAATCACTGACCACAGGAAGCATTATTTCACCGAGCAGAGATCGCGTTTGGTCATTTTGATGTAGGCTGTCGAAAAATCGTGTTTGTGCTTGCACGTAAACTTGATATTTGATAAGTAACGAGCAGTTGTGGTCGAGCAGTTTTATCATAATGCTGGTCCTATAACGGTAAACAAAGGTCCACTAAAATCATATTGTcttgtttttaaaagtaaaatgtatttgtatttggttAATATTATCGACTTGCTCCTGGGTCCTTTGCTAGCTGGTAAACACAGGACTCCGCAGCGCTACATTAGCCTTTAAAGGGTTAAATCTGCTAGGCTTTTATTGTTGTAGCCGTCGTACATGTTTAATATTGGAGTGGACTCATCAACTGACTTAACACCTTAATGATATCTTCACTGTGTCTGGTACTTGACATTTATGTACAATCTTTCCACTATTTTAGGTCATAATTAGTTCAAATGAGCTCCCAGCAATTCCCCCGACACGGGCTGCCTGCTTCCAGCGGGGGAGCACCTCAGATCCCTGCTGCAGGAAACCTGGTGTCTATCACTCAGCCGTCAAACCCATCAGGTAGTGGACTGaccccctccctctggaactctCTACCCATACACATCCGTGACTGTACTGACCTGGACACgttcaaaacacacctcttgagattagctttccacatacaatagtcttacatttctcaaCTGATAGTTACtgattgtattgtttttaattgcttctaatatgcttgttttaagtgttggttttattgcttacctgtttttaatgtgatatatgtgctggttttactttaaagtgtctttgagtaccatgtaaagcactatataaataaaatgaattattattattattgccacTGAAATGACTAGCAGGATATTTCATGTATGGTGAGGAAGACACATGTAAGTAAATGTTTAATCAAACTATTTTTTCCTTCTTTGGTGCAGATGCTGACAGCAGTCGGGACACTGACCACGGGCACCAGGATCACCCCCATGCTGGGGGCGGGGGAAGCTTGGCGTTCAGAGATGACAAGCAGGAGACCATGGTGGTCAGACCTTACCCACAAGTACAGACGCTCGGCCAACCACAAGCTACTCCCCAAACCGTGGCCATCAAGCCTGGCACACCTGTGACTGTACCTGCTCCCTCTGTCCACCTCCCACAGGGCCAGCCTGCAGTCCTCACCGAGGGACAGATGAAGGTACTGATTATGTAGTAGTGTCTTTACCATTGTCAGTGTGAGATGAACATAGTTAAATtatacacacgttttcaaagaTATAATGCATTCTGTGGTCAGAGAACAATAAACTGTTCAGGTTGATTTATTCCTGTTCTGTTTTCAGTCTAAATAGATTTAGACTACAGCTTTGAGTACTTCCTGTTTATGTAATTTAATTTGGAGTGATGAACtccacaaaaatgtattttaacaaaatatattcaaaagcaactgctttttaaatgttggaGAAGAGATTTGAAAGATCTAGTTGATGTGTTATTTGTATACTTATGAAATCAGGTAGGACAGTTTGTCTTCTTTTGTGCTGTGTGGGCTATAAAATGCTATGGTAATAAATCAACAAATTGTTTCCAAGGTGCTTTAACTGGAAGGGCTTTGATAGCTTGATTACTGGCCCACCAATACAATTTACTGTCAACTTGATAAGTATACTTGCCATGTGCAACTGTCTAACCTTATAATTACcttgtaaaaatgtgttttactgCAACATTTCTGGATTCACATAACTTGTATTTCTAGCATTGATCTTAATACCCTTCAGGGCTAAAGTCCagagatgtatttttttttttaggctgtCCTGAAGTTACCTATGCCAAGTCGTCTAATTGCCCCAGCACCAGCTTCCAACCAGGGTCATATTCCCATACCCTCCAAGGTGCCTGGTCACATTACTGTCACCATAGAGAGCAGTATTGCTCCAACCCCATCTATTCCTGTGGCAACTATCAGTGGTCAGCAGGTGAGTGCACTGTGAGTCGGCTGTTAGTGTatgttgttgtctttttctggCTGATGACTGAAGTTGTGGGCTGCTTTTATTGTTTCAGGGTCACTCTAGCAACTTACACCACCTAATGCCAGCAAACATTCAGATCATTAGGGGCAGTGCCCCAGCACTGCAGATCGGGACCCCTACGGTCCCTCCTCAGACCTTCACATCCCATCTACCCCGAGGTATGCCTGATGTAATAGGAACAGTATGGCCCGCTTGATGCTTGCTTGTACTTGAAATAGTTGTCCATTTACCAATCATCTGTGGCAGTGCATATCTCTACAaaggtctgttttttttgttctgaaggggctgctgcagcagctgttATGTCCAACCCCAAAACGGTCCTGCGGCCAGCCACCGGAGCAGGTGCGGGCCCCGGCCAGCCCACAGTGCAGCACATCATCCACCAGACTATTCAGGTACCGAGATGTACTTTCATCTAAAGAATTGTTGGTATCATTGTGGACCTTGAGAAacattgtgtgtaacagtgtCATCCTCCCCCAGTCCCGCCCTACTGTAACAACGTCTACCGCCGTGCTTCCAACTGTGGTGGCCCCCATTTCAGCAACTAGAACTCAGTCCCCAGTTATCAGCCCAGCAGTCACACACTCTGCAGAGGTGGCACATGGGTAAGTAGCAGTCCAATAATGTATTGACTAGGGCCTAAGTAGAGATGCTGCATGTGTCAGTACTAGAATAATATGTCAGTTGCAATTGGTGAGAATGGTTCTGCACTGACCAATCCCTCTGGACTTTTATCAAACCATGCCTGTGCCTGATTTGATGCACTAAAGGGacagttatttttttcccaggAGACCAGGGCTGACCATTCACCCCCCTCCGGCCACCGTCAGTATTCAGAGATCTCAGACATCCCGTGACACCGCCACACGGATCACGCTGCCGTCTCACCCTGCAATTGGGGCTCAAAAGCCTCAGCCTCCGCACACCATGACACAGGTTCCTGCTTCTTGATGGCTGCCTGCGTAAATATTGAATAgtcattagagctgcaaagattaaacgattagttgtcaattattaaaataattgccaactattttgataatcgattaatttgTTTGAGTAATCTATTTTtagtaaaaataattattataataataataataataaagtaaaaatgccctgattccagcttcttaaatgtgaatgttttctagttttcttctctcctctgtgacagtaaactgaatatctttgtgttgtggataaaacaagacatttgaagatgtcatcttgggctttgggaaacacggagcgacatttttcattttctgatattttatagaccgaacaactaatcgagaaaataatcgacagttGCAGCTCTAATGGTCATTTAATACAGTGATTGAAATAATTGCTCTTATTTTTTGTTCCCAACAGAAGCCCATCTTCAGTCCTGTAACACCGGTAGCTGCAGCTACTGTGGCACCAATAGTTGCCACTAACACCGTTtcgtcaacaacaacaataggtattacttttttatatattaatgtTTATAAGCTAGCCATGAAACTTTGTAACATTTCACTGACGGAACACAAAATGAGACTGCAAATTGTGCAGTTAATCTTATATAAATGATTAATTATCTTGTCCTCTTTATATAGGCTCTGTGCCACATAGCCAAATGACCAGTAACAATATCGTCACCATGACAATGGCATCACACTCCTCTCATGCTACAGCAGTGACCACCTCTGCCATCCCTGTTGGTAAGTTGGCCCTTTGGCGTCTTGGGTTGGAACACTGTGGTGTACTTCATAAGCAGGAGGTGTTCTCTTGATCTGAATGAATTCTTAGTGGTGTTTTTACAGCTAAAGTCGTCCCTCAGCCCATCTCATCCCGTGTGCAGTCGGACTACCCTGGGGAGAGAACCAACCTCATCCCCATCCCAGGCCATCGCTCGTCTCCTAACTCTGTCACCATGGAAGCAAGAAGTGACAACAGGTGATCACACAGCGTTGGCCGGTTGACACCACGTAACAAAAATATGCATAATACGGACAATGTTTTAGTAATATGAAGACAGAGGTCAACCACTGAAGGTCTGttaaaattgcccaaaaatgaCTAATAAATATTCCTTCTAAAAAAAGGTTCCATTACATATCTATATTTTCACATTATCATAAGAGGGCAAACCAATACAACAGGAAACATAACTACTTGTATaggtatatatttattttaacataaacatgtattttaaaagTTCTACATATCTACAccttacaaaataaataataatgaaataatgtaCTATATAAtgtaaaacttaatttaaacACTGTAgacctctcttcctgtctctctttctagAGCGTGCAGGAGGCAAGACACAACACAAATTACACCGCTACCACATATCTGGTTTGTAATTTGGTCAGAAACAACGACTCTCCTTGAAATTTGTCTGACAATTTCGGCGTCGCTCCTTACGACAGAATTTTTATTGTTGTCTTAGTGACGTCTTGATTCACCCTCGGCTCGTTGTTTGTTTTTTCGATGATCTGAGTTATGAAATGATAAACTGCACTCTGCAAACGGCTTTCTGTAGTGCATTTCTGGATAGGCTCATACCTTCTCCTTGTTAAAACACATTACAAATGCGGAAAAAAAGGAACGAAATGGGAGGCAGTGTGTGAACATGATTAAAACAACGTGaggttgtatttctttttttagcacCCGGAAATTTCGGACTTAATGTGCAAGGACCttaacaagactaagagtctgcAGCCACACTAGAatctctgtgaggctgtactctGCATTAAGCccaaagcaccactgtgtccAACACGGCATGCGTACATGCTCGGTttatgtttataatgtttaccatctcAGTGTTAGCGTGATTTCACAAAGTAAGATGTTGACCTCATGATGGCAATAGTTAAAGTCGGAGGATCATCAAATTATTATAACTTACATGTAAATGTCTGCATAAAAATGGAATGCCAATCCATCTGGTAGTTGTTAAATTATTTCATTCTGGACCAACATGATCGGCATCGCCATAAACCTACTGATGATAAAAGGATAAGAATAGGTTGTTTTGCGAGCCCATATTGATTATGTTTATGGAAGCATATTTGAATtcaccacagaaaaaaaatagatggGTGGTTTTGTAATTATGACTTGTGTATAAAGATATGGAGAATATGATGATTATTAATTATGAGTTGCATATCCTGTGATTATTAGGAAATGATCTTTTATTCGCATCCCTTACTACGTAGGGGTAGGTTACAATAATGTATTCTCCAATTAAAAAAGAATCTTTGTTTAAGTAATCTACTGATTACTCAAACATCCCAAAATCCATATTTTAATATATGCCTTTTGAAGAATGGACCCCCTTTtgattaataaaaacattaacctggtgcattataaaacatttttgagggttgcttcttgcttgtaaaATTACACAATATACAGCCTATACAGTTCTCGTGAGAATTTCTTTCATATCTAAGCAAAATTAGTATTGTAACTTAAATTTCCCTAAAGTAATTGATATTCAATCGAATCGGAAAAGTAATTGAATCAGGACCTTGTGTATGGTAATCGAAATGATTGGGGAAACcttggcgatacccagccctaatactTAAGAAGTTAAGACAAGAATTAAAATGGCATCAACATGTATTAACCTCATGAATACAGATACTTTTATTCAGCTGACGATGAGTGTTGGAATAatcttgtactgtatgttttgttttgaaggccTTCGGTGCCTGTGCAGTTCCAGTATTTCCTGCCGGCGTACTCCTCGTCATACCCTCTGACCCACACCTACACCCCCATCAGCAGCTCTGTATCCACCATCCGCCAGTATCCTGGTAAACTCTGCCAACCAACGTTGTTATACTGGCAATCACAGCTGCTGTGCTTTAACATACCATTTATTATTTGACTGATGTTGACAAAATATTCTGAACTATGTACTTGGGTTAAACTTGCAAACTTGGTAGCACAAAGATCTccttttaactttattttctcTCTAAATAAGTCACTCCTCAAGCTCCGAGTTCAGCGCTGCCCACCCAAGCTGGAGTAGGCGTGGCGACCACTGTCCATCTAAACCACATGCAGCTGATGGCAGTGGATCGGATCGGTCTCCCATCTGCACAGATCAGCACCCAAGGAATCCAGCAAGCGCCGATCACTGCGCAGGGCATTCAGCCTGCACCAATAGGAGTGCAGGGCCTGCACACGTCTGCGCCAATTGGCGCACAAGGACTACAGCAGGCGCCAATAGtcactcagcagcagcagcaagcgCAGTCTGAAGCAAAACCTGGTAATCAATAAAGCGTGATTTATAGTTTTGCGTGAAACGCCAGGCCCtatgccgtagcctgacgtaCACCTCtctaaaaatacatacatacattttttacatttaacaacACGTCACGGCGACGCACAtctctcggccgtggcttggtagcgttgcatttccccccgactcatttcctggagAGGGTTAACCACTCCTGCTACacatttcccaccgtggtcagaaagaacaggggagacactttgtttctctcactaggactctagttGGTACTTGCTCCGAAGCTAATaggccatcactctctcactttctctaccacacactccccacgcacacacacatgccggccatgctattctcttaaagagatcgacgcacacaccaacgcacaagtagaAACTTCAGGGCACTTACGTAGGTTATGGagaaagctctgtgtggagcctccgcacaaccataaatcaagcttaaaTCTGTACGGCCCCAGTAAAAAAGACATGGTGTTGAGTGCTTCACTGAGTGGGGGGGCTGTTTGTAATGCATGTTATATTTTCTACAGGCGTTGTTTTGGCTGATGGCTTTGTAGCTAGCCCCATCAGCAGCACATTCAGCACCACCCAGCCAGTTGCCACCATGGTGCAGGCACACGCCCAGGGAGGAGTAGGGGGAGCCCCCCCTCTGGTGTCCTCCCCTAGACCCAGTATCCTCCGCAAAAAGCCCGCTAATGAAGGGTGAGTATTACATCAGCACAAAAGACGGTGGGCCTACTTGAATATTGGCGTATTGATCTCTTAAACCTCTTTGTGTAAGGTTTGCTTGTAAGAGTGCTCCAAGTCGGATTCAGCACACTGGTGGAACATTttcaccctgcaaaagaaaaccaaTATTGTTCATCCATACAGTTAACTTCATGAATATTCaataaagttaactgttgacacaatacagtaatgtgagctaaaCTGAAAAGTTCCTTTTACCAAACCAGTCCTGTTTATGTTCGTCTTTCAGATGTGTCCGTAAGAACCTGATCCCCGCCCAGCCCAGTGAACCCGGTAGTGGCAGAATTGAGAGTGGCGTGCGGGGAGCGGGATCTCCCCGACCTGCAGGGTGAGCCTCTGTCAACATCGATCACATTGGTTACCTCCGTGTTCATGTCCGGTCATTATAAGCTATGATATGAGTCTGTAAGCTGACACTTTCTCTTCCCCTCTCAGAGTGAAACCCAAAGCTGAGGTGCACATGACAGTGGCCCCTCCTGTCATGGCTACGGTGGAGGCACTGCCTTCTCAGGGAGGAGAGCAGCAGGGCGTGTCCTCAAACACCCAACACCTGGCCCAAGCCATCCCCACCATGCTCGCCACACCGGGGCCTGTTCCTCCCTCCCAGCCCTCCACTGTCCTCTCAGCCCTGCCAGCAGCCGTGGCTGTAACTCCCCCCGTCCCTGCTTCAATGGCCAACACTGTGGCCTCCCCCACTCAGCCTGCAGCAAGTAGCACTGCAGCATGTGCTGCCAGCTCTGCCTGCCCAGATTTGAAAATTAAGCAGGAGGTGGAGACCATGGAAACCTCGCAGCCAGGTGAGGTGCATACCAGTCGTCAGTGAAATGTATTCATGTTAAATTCTAGGAAAcgtaaagcccagttcagaccaaagattttgCGACAGGACAAAATTGTTGTAGAACGTTGCGAGGAAAAGTTGCAGCGGTCTGAACTGGCCGGTCTCAGTGCTGCTCAAGCCAGCTGATGGCGTCGCTGCGACTCAGCTTGTCAAGTCTGCccaggctggttttagaacgtaagggacGTCACCtctttcaacagccaatagagaaaaACATGGGAATAGATTGATCCCAGTCGAAAAGGCAGAGTTTCAGACAGGCTCAACGAGGGCCCGCGAGCACGGTATGTGGTCCACCAAGCTAGAGAGTGAGTGGCGttagaacaaagcagtgaatcagagaaatctAATTTTTCTGCCAATACATCACTattagaaatgcaactgtagcaagtaTCTCACTATCTctatcctcattcatattttaagatGCTGCAAATgatatccaaaaaaaaaagcctgaaaagtcagaagttagaacggaagtactaagagtggttgctatggagatgatacactgTCTTGTCACATGGCATTGATGTAAACTGGGAGGTTTCAGAAGGTTGCAGACCAGCGCATTGCAAGTAGTTGCAAGTTTGTGTGTCAAGTGTCTCGTCGCGAAACATCTGGGCTATACTATATACACCCAAGTAAACAATGTGTTTCTATTCTTCCCCTCAGATCCCAATTCAAACTTGTCTTCAGCCTCAGCCCTCAACACCCAGGCCTCCACCCTGAACACTCCCGCCATAGGAGACCTGATCCCTGGGGCCTCCCCGAGGAAGAAGCCCCGCAAGCAGCAGCATGTTATTTCTACAGAGGAGAGTGAGATGGTGGAGACCAACAGCACAGATGAGGAGAAGGCTCCAGGCAGGCCCATCACCGGCAGGGCTGAGAGGCGCGAATCTCCACCAAGGGAATATGTTGGtatgtaataataaataaaggcttATCATCTATCTAATACAATGCAATCCATTGTCACTGTGACGAAGTGTGTAATCAACGTTCAACGCTTGTTCTTGTCTTCCAGATGAGGAAGGAGTGCGTTATGTACCGGTCCGGCCTCGACCACCTGTTTCTCTTCTGCGGCACTACAGGAACCCCTGGAAAGCTGCCTACCACCACTTCCAGAGGTACAGCGACATCCGGGTCAAAGGTCAGTAGCTTCCTGTGCGAAAAATGCCTTTTATTTGATACAGCAAAGGAGAAACAAACAACAttgcctttttctttctcacaacaatccttttcttttctctcagagGAGAAGAAGGGCAGCTTACAGGATATGGCCAACCAGAGAGGAGTGGCATGCAGAGCACAAGGCTGGAAAATTCACCTGTGTGCTGCACAGCTCAGGCAGCTGGTGAGTGCTGGCCCCAGACCTGCAGAAATAATCTTTTTGTAACTGATCCAACACTTCACTCGGTCCATTCAAATTCACTGGTGTCTTTTAGTGATACTGTGCAGAGAGGAAATCATTCTTATGCACCCTTTAATTTATTGGACTTCTGTAAACACGCTGTTTGTTTCTTGATCTGTAGTCGAGTTTGGAGCATGATGTGTACAGCCGCCTCTCCACCCTTCAAGAGGGCTTGATTCCTAAGAAGAGAGCAGGCTCCGATGATGACCTGCACCGAATCAACGAGCTTATACAGGTAAGGTTGTTACTGCAGACCCAGACcttaaaatacatttctctGCTCAGTTACTTTTGCTCACCAACATTATCTATACAAATCAAATGGAAAGCAAGTTTTGTTAACTACTATTATAAACGTTGTTTATTGGCCTAACCCAGACAATCTAAAAATGTTGATCCAACTCcgttctttaaaaaaagtccACAATCGTTTTCAGGTGACGGCAgcaaacacctttttttttttttttttttttttttttttacaactggCAATTACAGGttccatattgtaaaaaaaaatagatttgcATGTCTGTTTTGATTAGAAAGCAGGTCAACAAGCTAAATAAATACAGTGGAAGTATCAAaggctcaatccacagagaaatgc is part of the Perca flavescens isolate YP-PL-M2 chromosome 9, PFLA_1.0, whole genome shotgun sequence genome and harbors:
- the sap130a gene encoding histone deacetylase complex subunit SAP130a, giving the protein MSSQQFPRHGLPASSGGAPQIPAAGNLVSITQPSNPSDADSSRDTDHGHQDHPHAGGGGSLAFRDDKQETMVVRPYPQVQTLGQPQATPQTVAIKPGTPVTVPAPSVHLPQGQPAVLTEGQMKAVLKLPMPSRLIAPAPASNQGHIPIPSKVPGHITVTIESSIAPTPSIPVATISGQQGHSSNLHHLMPANIQIIRGSAPALQIGTPTVPPQTFTSHLPRGAAAAAVMSNPKTVLRPATGAGAGPGQPTVQHIIHQTIQSRPTVTTSTAVLPTVVAPISATRTQSPVISPAVTHSAEVAHGRPGLTIHPPPATVSIQRSQTSRDTATRITLPSHPAIGAQKPQPPHTMTQKPIFSPVTPVAAATVAPIVATNTVSSTTTIGSVPHSQMTSNNIVTMTMASHSSHATAVTTSAIPVAKVVPQPISSRVQSDYPGERTNLIPIPGHRSSPNSVTMEARSDNRPSVPVQFQYFLPAYSSSYPLTHTYTPISSSVSTIRQYPVTPQAPSSALPTQAGVGVATTVHLNHMQLMAVDRIGLPSAQISTQGIQQAPITAQGIQPAPIGVQGLHTSAPIGAQGLQQAPIVTQQQQQAQSEAKPGVVLADGFVASPISSTFSTTQPVATMVQAHAQGGVGGAPPLVSSPRPSILRKKPANEGCVRKNLIPAQPSEPGSGRIESGVRGAGSPRPAGVKPKAEVHMTVAPPVMATVEALPSQGGEQQGVSSNTQHLAQAIPTMLATPGPVPPSQPSTVLSALPAAVAVTPPVPASMANTVASPTQPAASSTAACAASSACPDLKIKQEVETMETSQPDPNSNLSSASALNTQASTLNTPAIGDLIPGASPRKKPRKQQHVISTEESEMVETNSTDEEKAPGRPITGRAERRESPPREYVDEEGVRYVPVRPRPPVSLLRHYRNPWKAAYHHFQRYSDIRVKEEKKGSLQDMANQRGVACRAQGWKIHLCAAQLRQLSSLEHDVYSRLSTLQEGLIPKKRAGSDDDLHRINELIQGNMQRCKLVMDQVTEARDTMMKVLDHKEKVLKLLNKNGAVKKSSKLKRKERA